The nucleotide window AATTACTGTCCAGTTTTTGTTCGTTCCATCTTTTACTGAAGCTGTTACTGAATAGTTGTCTTCACCGAGAGTGAAGTCACCAAGATCGCAACTTGCATCATCATCGCAACATGCCAGGTCCTCATCTTTCTGGTTACAGCTTGCATCTACTTCCTTGCCGTCAATGAGAAGCTTGTAGTTGAAAGGTAGACCTGCCCCTTCCCCATTCTGTCCTTGAACAGTGAAGGTAAATGTCGGTTTTGCTGGAACATATCCGCCACTCGGAGACTCGAGATTGACTACAAACCCGTCAAGGCTAACATAGAAATCCCGAACTTCACTTGTAGCTTTGTTTCCAGCTCCGTCTTCAACATAAACCGACCAGTTATGAGCACCGTCATCAAGTTCAAGTTCCTTAACTATGGATTCTCCGGATTTTGCACTCCCGGAAAACTCATTCCAAGGATAAGAATATCCAGAAAAGTTTTCAGCAAGTTGTCCATCTATATACAGCTGGTATGAGAGGTCAAGATCACTATATTGAGTAGCTAAATCATCATTACAAGTGAAGTTGAACTCAGTAGCACCTATTAACTCTTTGTAGCAATCTTGAGGGGAAGTAAGTGTTACACTGGGACATTTAGTATCCACATATAGAGACCGAGATCCGGTTGTGTGTGTGTTTCCGTAACTGTCCCTGGTTTTAATTTCCCATGTGTGCTTACCATCACTCAAATCATACTCAAATTGCTTATATTGCCCAGAGGTTATAACCCCGCTACTCTTCTGAACGCCATTGAGATAGAAAGTATAGGTAAGTTGACCTCCAGACTGACCGTATGTGTCGTATGCAGTGAAGTTAAAGTCGACACATTTTTTGGCAGCAAATTCGGAGCTAGGGGTAACTACCGATATATACGGGTCTCCAACGTCAAACTCGTCAGGGAAAGACTCGTCGCCCAGCAGATTACCATCATCGTCAAAACCAGATACGTCTATATCCAGCGGACCACTTATATCCTCTGGAATATCAAAGTCATAAGCAAAGGTATCATCATCTATTTCTGTCATCGGATAATCAGTCACGAAATCGGCGCCTACCAGGTTTGCATTACTAGCTCCTGGCAAACTATCGCCAATCGATATATTGGCATGATCAACAGGCATACTGAAATTCGCGAGGATACGTATAACGTCTCCAGGCCTGAGAGTGCCGGTTCCGTTATGTGTGACAAAGATGTCTAAGTAACCGTGAGGATCAAACACAAATGCGTTAGGATCTGCTAAAGGTTTACCATCCAGCAGCATAGCTCCGGTTGCATCAGATGCGTTTATGTCTACACTGAGATTACCTCTTATTATGTCCAGTGGAATGGCATAATTATAAGTAAAGGAGTTATCATCGACATCCAGTGGGTCCATCAACGCATTAACTAATGGTGAACCAGTTTTGTTGGTAATCAATATGCTGGCATTAGCAACCGATTCATTGAAATTGACCATGACATTTACAATATCTCCCGGTATAACATTGGTTTTGTTGTAGGTGACACTAATGTTTGAATCGCCTTCAGGATCAAGTTCAAATGCATCAGAATCTGAAAGGAATTCATCGGCACCCAGCATATTAGTCCCAGTGGCGTCAAATGGAGATATCTTTACACCCAAAGGACCATCATTTAGTATAGCCTCTGGAATCTCATAATCAAAACCAAAGGAATCAGCATCTATTTTTGTCATCAGCGCCTCAGTCCCTAAATCTGAACCAGAGTCATTGGTAAATGATATATTGGCGTGATCGACAGAGTTATTGAAATCGGCCATGATATTTACAACGTCTCCAGGCCTGAAAGGACCGGTTTCGTTGTAAGTAACATTAGCACTCATATTTCCTATATCAAAATGTATTGGTTCTGCAAATGCGCATCCTATCCCTGATAAAAGGAATATAATGAATATCGCACTTAATTGTATCAATCTTTGTTTCATATTTTACACCTAGATTCCGCAAATATCCAATTTTTCGTCCAGTTTAAACATCATAGATCTTTGTTAATAATATTAGTAAGTAAGATATAGCAGATCCCAGCTATTTAAACGATTTAGACAAACAGTAAATTAATATATACATAGTTAGAGGTTTTTAGTTTAAATAAATTAATACTGTCTGTTTACTGTAAATTAGATTTTACCCCTATTTGGTAACCCAACCCCCTCTATATAATTAAATTGATATTTAAACTGATATTTTTGTTTGTTCGGTTGACAAGAAACCCAACGCTTCTCCGAACTCATTTTTGGTAGAAGTGGGGTAACATTTAATCCTGATGCGGCAAGTATTAACTTTTTTGTTCTTGCTGCTCAGGGAAGCTGATAGTCCTGTTTTTGTGTCAGTGTTGACAGACAACCCTAAACATTAGACACGTACCCGCTATCGAAAGGCGAAGATTTATTATGAGCTAAACTTTTACTTACTGCAATCTTTTAATTTTAATGCTGGGCACATATCTTTGTATATTATCTTAGGATGATAATATAGCTAAGATTACACTATAACTGATATAAATCTTTCTGACAGAATAGAATAATTAAATTTAATTAGTGCTAAAAAAGAATCTCATGTATATTAATAGAAACTTTTTGAATTTTATATAGGATTAAGGATTTTTTTTAGAAATATTAGATTATTTTTGTTCTTATTTGCATTTTTAACTACTTTAATTGCGTAAAAATAGAACCTATGTGTAGAAGATTTATAGATTAAAAGATTTTGTTTTGAAAAACATTTAAGAAACTTTTCAAGTTGGGAACAAAGAAACCCACTGAACTAAAGAAGTAACATTATTTTTATTAAAATCAAAGCTGACAAACTTAAAGTGTGAAAAATACATAGCTTAATAAAAACATTTTTATGCGAAAAGGATGGGGGTATTAAAATTCGATACACTTTCCAGAACTCTACTGAATTTCCAGTTCAAAGAGACTTTATTCAGGATATGCAGGCTTTTATAGCGATTTCGAAGGAAGTTATACCTCTGGAAAAATCAGCTATTACAATAAAAGATGAAAATCGAGAAAAGTTGGCAGCCTTTGAAGAAAGGGTTGAAGAAATAGACCTGTTTGATAAAGAAATGAGGAACTGTGTTGAAACCCACACAGCCGGAGTAGATGTAGCTGAACTTCTTGAGATCAAAGAGAAAATTCTTGAGACCTCTTCAAGTCTGGCATTGACAAAGAAAAACGAAAAATTTGCCGAACTCGACAAAGAGAACAAACTGGACTTAATGGAAATGCAGCAGCTTGATACAAGGATACTTTCAGTCCTTGGCCCCTTTTTTGAAGACAGCATCTACGGAGCCCAAAATATGTGTTATGCTTTCATAGAAGATAAAGCGCTGAGGGGGAAACAGGTGGGCCTTGTTGACAACCTGCAATACGAGTTTGACCTTTTTTTCACACAAGACACCTTGAAGGTAAAAGACCTGGAAAACCTGACTTTGCCTATATGGTCTAAGAGCGGGATTTTATCCAGAGAGGAGAAAGTAAAGAAACTCGATGTATCCGACTTCTATATAAAGAACATTAAGTCTGAGAAAAATAGCCTGGAAGCCGTACTTGAAGACAAGGATAAGGAAAACAGGTTCAACATTTCTTCGGATGAGAAAACTTTCCTAGTTATGCATAGGAATTACGAGATCACACAAGATAAAGAACTCGCTGCTGAATTAAACAGGGACTCGGTCAGTGCGTTTATAACAAAGCTAAAGGGATTTTTCACCGAATTCGTAGGATCGAAAAGGCTTATTAATATCACACTTGACGGGAAAAACGCAATTGAAGAAAACAGAATTTTTGACTGCTTGAAACTAATTGCTTCCATATATGGAAGACTGGTAACGGAGTGCCTTGAAAAAGGATATACTGAAGGAGAAATTACCATCAAGATTGAAGAACCTGGGGGAACGAGGACAGAGAAATACCTTGAAAAGTCGGAAATTGCGAGAGAGCTGTCAACTATTGGAAAGGAAGGGGAAGAACTGGCTATTCTCCTGAGAGTTAAGTAGGCCTGAGAAAAAAATAGGCAGGCAAGAAGGAGAGATCCTGTTATTACAAGCCCAGGTTAATGTTGAATTCTGAAACGTTACCATGCCAAAAGCTCAAGAGGCTCCAAATTGACGAAAGCTTGAATAGCTCGGAAAGCAGTAAGCACCTTAAAAGTATAGTGACAACCTCCTCAAACCAAAAAGGTTCAAATGTCCTAATAATTATTACTTTCCAAATTTAAGAGTCTGATTACTCTTATTTTACTTTTGCAGTCGGACTATCTTTCTTAGAGATACTACGGATACTGTGTATCTTTATAACCATCATCCGGATCAGCAGTTTACTTTGCTTCTGGCAGAAAGGAGCTACAAATGATTTCAAAAACTGCTTAATTGAAATCGAGGTGAAAGCAACCGTATTAAGAGATGAGAAAGAAAAGAAAGTCCAGTAGAACATATCTTAATGACTAACAGATCTTGCTAACTGATTTATTAACTGATTTATTAACTGATTGGTGCTCCATTATTATATAGTTGATATTTATATATTAGATATAATATAATAATATTTAATGGGTAAAAGAGGACCAAAACCAAAATTCACTGGCGTTTCCTGTCCAAACAAAGATTGTAAATTTCATGGTATTTCTGGAAAGAATAATATCGTAGGTAACGGCACATATCAAATCAAGAACAGGAGTGTTCATAAATACATCTGCCGCGAATGCGGCAGAGTATTCAACGATCGAACAGACACTTTCTTTGACAATCTTCGTAAGGATGAATTCATCATTAAGTTAGCTTTGAAAATGGCTATTAGAGGAATGTCAAATGAAGGTATTGCAGATGTGCTGGAAATTCAACCAGTTACAGTCAGTAATTGGTTATCTCGTGCAGCAAAACAATGTGATAATGTAAATGAAGATTTGATGAAAGATATCAATGTTTCTAGAGTTGAGATGGACGAGCTGTGGGTAATAATAAAAAAAAGTTGCTCCAAGAAGCAAAGTTGAAGATGATGGAGCATGGATGTGGGTAAGCTTTGCACCTGAATCAAGGCTAATAATTGATTTTAAAATTGGACCAAGAAAACAGTATGTAGCAGACGAACTGATAGAGGGTACAGATAAACGTCTTTCAGATTCAAAACCCATTTTCGTTACAGATGGATTAAAGTTCTATTCTGAAGCTCTTTTGAAAAAATACGGAGAATGGATGGAGTTTCCTAGAACAGGAAAGAGAGGAAGACCAAAGAAACCAAGATTAGTAGCCAGTAAAAACCTGAAATATGCTCAAGTTATCAAAAATAGGAAAGGGAAGAAGCTCCATAAAGTTGAAAAGAAAGTTGTTTTCGGTGAAAGTATTGATCAAAAAAGAATATCAACGAGTTTACTGGAAAGACAAAACCTAACTTTCAGACAAGACAACAATAGAATCTCAAGGAAAACAATAGGCTTTTCCAAGAAAACCAAATACTTGTTCAACCAAATGAAGCTTTATATTACTCATTTTAATTTTTGCAGGAATCATATGGGATTAACAAAAGAAAAGGAAGATGGAGTCTTTGAGAAAAAGACGCCTGCACAAGAGTCTGGAATTACTAAGAAAAAATGGTCACTCATAGAATTATTAAATTATAAGTCGACAAAAATATCAACTAATTAATAAAGGAGCACCAACTGATTTATTAACTGATTTATTAACTGATTTATTAACTGATTTATTAACTGATTTATTAACTGATTTATTAACTGTTTTATTAACTGATTTATTAACTGATTTATTAACTGATTTATTAACTGATTTATTAACTGATTTTCCGTAGAGTGCCGTACCACGGATATCATCGATAATAGCTGGTTGAAGAACCACAACGTTGGGACATAAATTTCACCCGCAAGTTTATGACGGTATTTGACTATACAGGTTAGGTCTTTGACTACCCGACCTTATATACTCCGCTTCTTCTACCATCAGAAATAATAGAACAATTAAGAACAATAGTTTATAAAATTCATTACTTAGGCGTCAATGATAGTCACGCTAATAAAGAGCAGGAAATCCTTATTCAGAAGCAAACCCGAAAGATATCTACTGGTAGCTACTATGCTCATTGTAGTC belongs to Methanosarcina barkeri 3 and includes:
- a CDS encoding IS1 family transposase (programmed frameshift), with protein sequence MGKRGPKPKFTGVSCPNKDCKFHGISGKNNIVGNGTYQIKNRSVHKYICRECGRVFNDRTDTFFDNLRKDEFIIKLALKMAIRGMSNEGIADVLEIQPVTVSNWLSRAAKQCDNVNEDLMKDINVSRVEMDELWVIIKKKVAPRSKVEDDGAWMWVSFAPESRLIIDFKIGPRKQYVADELIEGTDKRLSDSKPIFVTDGLKFYSEALLKKYGEWMEFPRTGKRGRPKKPRLVASKNLKYAQVIKNRKGKKLHKVEKKVVFGESIDQKRISTSLLERQNLTFRQDNNRISRKTIGFSKKTKYLFNQMKLYITHFNFCRNHMGLTKEKEDGVFEKKTPAQESGITKKKWSLIELLNYKSTKISTN